GATTTCGCAGGAAACTATTATCGCGCTCGAACAGCGTTTTCATTTGGATAAGCCGCTTGTTGTTCAATACGGGTATTGGCTGAAAAACGTGCTTCGCGGCGATTTGGGCTTTTCGTTCCTTAAAAGAGAGCAAGTTTCTACGGTTATAGGCAGTCGAATGGTGAATACGCTCATATTGGCGCTTTTTTCGATTTTTATAACTTGGACGGTCGCCATACCGCTGGGAATTTACGCCGCCGTCCATCAATATAAACCCATAGACGGCTTTCTTTCGTTTATATCTTATATCGGGATTTCGTTTCCGAATTTCTTTTTGGCGCTTTTGCTTTTGGCGGCGATTTCGGTAATGCCCGAACTTCCGATTATCGGAAAACTGCCGCTGGGAGGAATGAAATCGCCCAACCACGACGAACTAACGCTTATAGGACAATTTTTCGACGTCTTAAAACATCTGCTTGTGCCGGGGATTGTTCTGGCAACGGCTTCTATGGCGGGATTACAGCGGATTATGCGCGGAAATATGCTCGAAGAATTGCGCCAGCGATACATTACAACCGCGCGCGCGAAAGGGCTTCCCGAAAACAAAGTGGTTTACAAACACGCCCTGCGAAACGCAATAAATCCGCTTATTACAATATTCGGATACGAATTTTCGGCGATACTTTCGGGGGCGGCGCTCACGGAAATCATAACGGGCTACCCCGGGCTCGGCTCGGTAATGCTCGACGCCGTCCGCGCGCAAGACCAGTTTCTGATAATGGGAAATATGCTGATGAGCGGCGTTTTGCTTATCTGCGGAAACCTGCTTTCGGACATCTTGCTCGCCGTTTGCGACCCGCGCGTAAAACTTAGTTAAAATATGCAAATTTATGATTTTTGTGATTTTTTTGTAAATTTCGCCTTTGCAAGTATTGAATATATTATTTTATGTTGTGAAAAATCACAAACTAACCAAATAATTGGAGAGAAATATGAAAAAA
The sequence above is a segment of the Chitinivibrionia bacterium genome. Coding sequences within it:
- a CDS encoding ABC transporter permease → MTKYIIKRILTTIPLLFAVSFISFFFIRLAPGDMLAPYRANPQISQETIIALEQRFHLDKPLVVQYGYWLKNVLRGDLGFSFLKREQVSTVIGSRMVNTLILALFSIFITWTVAIPLGIYAAVHQYKPIDGFLSFISYIGISFPNFFLALLLLAAISVMPELPIIGKLPLGGMKSPNHDELTLIGQFFDVLKHLLVPGIVLATASMAGLQRIMRGNMLEELRQRYITTARAKGLPENKVVYKHALRNAINPLITIFGYEFSAILSGAALTEIITGYPGLGSVMLDAVRAQDQFLIMGNMLMSGVLLICGNLLSDILLAVCDPRVKLS